A portion of the Lolium rigidum isolate FL_2022 chromosome 1, APGP_CSIRO_Lrig_0.1, whole genome shotgun sequence genome contains these proteins:
- the LOC124655094 gene encoding cysteine proteinase 1-like: MDRRLVAPLLFLLGLLLLSSAAAATAAAGDEDPLIRQVVGNADAGDNDLELDSHFVSFVQRFGKTYKDAEEHAHRLSVFKANLRRARKHQLLDPSAEHGVTKFSDLTPAEFRQTFLGLKTSRRSFLKEMGDSAHDAPVLPTDGLPEDFDWRDHGAVGPVKNQGSCGSCWSFSASGALEGANYLATGKMEVLSEQQFVDCDHECDSSEPDSCDAGCNGGLMTSAFSYLLKSGGLEREKDYPYTGKDGTCKFDKSKIVASVKNYTVVSVDEEQIAANLLKHGPLAIGINAAYMQTYVGGVSCPYICGRNLDHGVLLVGYGASGFAPSRLKNKPYWIIKNSWGENWGEQGYYKICKGSNVRNKCGVDSMVSTVSAINAAEE; this comes from the exons ATGgatcgtcgcctcgtcgcccctctcctcttcctcctcggcctcctcctcctgtcGTCGGCGGCCGCGGCAACGGCTGCCGCGGGCGATGAGGATCCCCTGATCCGGCAGGTCGTCGGCAACGCTGACGCCGGCGACAACGACCTGGAGCTGGACTCGCACTTCGTCAGCTTCGTGCAGCGGTTCGGGAAGACGTACAAGGACGCGGAGGAGCACGCGCACCGGCTCTCCGTGTTCAAGGCGAACCTGCGCCGCGCGCGCAAGCACCAGCTGCTGGACCCGTCCGCCGAGCACGGGGTCACCAAGTTCTCCGACCTCACCCCCGCCGAGTTCCGCCAGACCTTCCTCGGCCTCAAGACGTCGCGCCGCTCGTTCCTCAAGGAGATGGGCGACTCGGCCCACGACGCGCCCGTCCTGCCCACCGACGGCCTCCCCGAGGACTTCGACTGGAGggaccacggcgccgtcggccccGTCAAGAACCAG GGTTCGTGCGGGTCGTGCTGGTCGTTCAGCGCGTCCGGGGCGCTGGAGGGAGCCAACTACCTAGCGACGGGCAAGATGGAGGTGCTCTCGGAGCAGCAGTTCGTCGACTGCGATCATGAG TGTGACAGTTCAGAACCTGATTCATGTGACGCGGGATGCAATGGTGGGTTGATGACTTCAGCCTTCAGCTATCTTCTGAAATCTGGTGGCCTTGAGCGTGAGAAGGATTACCCTTACACTGGGAAGGATGGTACCTGCAAATTTGACAAGTCCAAGATTGTTGCTTCAGTTAAGAACTACACTGTTGTCTCTGTTGATGAAGAACAGATTGCAGCTAACCTTCTCAAACATGGACCACTGGCAA TTGGGATCAACGCCGCGTACATGCAGACTTATGTCGGTGGAGTATCATGCCCATACATTTGTGGCAGGAACCTTGACCACGGTGTTCTTCTAGTTGGCTACGGGGCGTCTGGTTTTGCGCCATCCCGCCTGAAGAACAAGCCCTACTGGATCATCAAGAACTCGTGGGGAGAAAACTGGGGGGAGCAAGGGTACTACAAGATCTGCAAGGGGTCGAACGTACGCAACAAGTGTGGTGTCGATTCCATGGTCTCCACCGTGTCTGCCATTAACGCCGCAGAGGAGTAG